The following proteins are co-located in the Planococcus plakortidis genome:
- a CDS encoding DinB family protein, with translation MEQQQVLQAFDEYKVYMESLQKTLSEPADAYKPIADGKWSIAQMVMHLAEWDRFIRRERLPQMEQGIHLEPLPEVDEFNRRAIDKAKTMEFPAIVAEAIEERRLLKEQLASATPGQWEAVFYVDDKEMTMGRYFEDLTKHDAHHFKQIDTFLT, from the coding sequence ATGGAACAACAGCAAGTCCTCCAGGCATTTGACGAGTACAAAGTTTATATGGAATCGCTCCAAAAGACCTTATCGGAGCCAGCTGACGCCTACAAGCCGATCGCGGATGGCAAATGGTCGATTGCGCAAATGGTCATGCACCTCGCGGAATGGGACCGCTTTATCCGACGCGAGCGCTTGCCGCAGATGGAACAAGGGATACACTTGGAACCTTTGCCTGAAGTCGATGAATTCAACCGCCGCGCCATCGATAAAGCCAAAACGATGGAGTTTCCGGCAATCGTCGCCGAAGCCATTGAAGAGCGCCGGCTGTTGAAAGAGCAACTGGCATCTGCAACTCCCGGTCAATGGGAAGCTGTATTCTATGTCGATGATAAAGAAATGACAATGGGCCGTTATTTTGAAGATCTCACGAAACACGACGCCCACCATTTCAAGCAAATCGATACTTTCTTGACATAA
- a CDS encoding type III pantothenate kinase, with protein MILVMDTGNTNIVLGVYDNDTLLHHWRMETDRHKTEDEYAMQIKAFLNHVGLGFEAIDGVIMSSVVPPIMFALERMAQKYFRTKALVVGPGVKTGLNIKYENPREVGADRIVNAVAAIQEYGGPLIIVDFGTANTFCYIDEKKQYQGGAIAPGIQSSTEALYTRASKLPRIEIARPDSVVGKNTVSAMQSGIVYGYVGQAEGIIARMKQQSKQPPTVIATGGLAPLIAAESDMIDHVDPFLTLKGLHYIYKRNQA; from the coding sequence ATGATCTTAGTGATGGATACCGGCAATACCAATATCGTCCTTGGCGTATATGATAACGATACACTGCTTCACCATTGGCGGATGGAAACCGACCGCCATAAAACCGAAGACGAATACGCCATGCAGATCAAAGCGTTCTTGAATCACGTCGGTCTGGGATTTGAAGCGATTGACGGCGTCATCATGTCATCTGTCGTCCCGCCGATCATGTTCGCGCTAGAGCGCATGGCACAAAAATATTTCCGCACCAAAGCGCTGGTCGTCGGGCCAGGCGTCAAGACCGGCCTTAATATCAAATACGAAAATCCGCGTGAAGTCGGCGCGGACCGCATCGTCAATGCCGTCGCTGCCATACAGGAATATGGGGGCCCCTTGATTATCGTCGACTTTGGCACCGCCAATACCTTTTGTTATATCGATGAAAAAAAACAGTATCAAGGCGGCGCCATCGCCCCGGGCATCCAAAGCTCGACCGAAGCGCTTTACACACGCGCATCGAAATTGCCGCGCATCGAAATCGCGCGGCCGGATTCGGTTGTCGGAAAAAATACGGTTTCCGCCATGCAGTCAGGAATCGTCTATGGTTATGTCGGCCAGGCGGAAGGCATCATCGCCCGCATGAAACAACAAAGCAAGCAGCCGCCGACGGTCATTGCGACAGGCGGCCTCGCACCGCTAATTGCCGCAGAGTCCGACATGATCGACCATGTGGACCCGTTTTTGACATTGAAAGGCCTGCATTACATCTATAAACGCAACCAAGCGTAA
- the folB gene encoding dihydroneopterin aldolase, whose protein sequence is MDYIHLNEMEFYGYHGVFAEEQKLGQRFRATVTLAVDLKRAGETDELEHTVHYGEAYETCREIIEGKPKKLVEAVAETVAAELRNKFPLVQGVRVQLIKPDPPIPGHYKSVAIDITRGNF, encoded by the coding sequence ATGGATTATATTCATTTAAATGAAATGGAGTTTTACGGCTATCACGGCGTATTTGCAGAAGAACAAAAACTCGGGCAGCGTTTCCGTGCAACAGTGACACTCGCGGTCGATTTGAAACGCGCTGGGGAAACGGACGAGTTGGAACACACAGTCCATTACGGCGAAGCGTACGAAACATGTCGCGAAATTATTGAAGGAAAACCGAAAAAACTGGTCGAGGCTGTGGCCGAAACAGTGGCTGCTGAATTAAGGAACAAATTCCCGTTGGTCCAAGGAGTGCGCGTGCAGTTAATCAAGCCCGACCCGCCGATCCCCGGCCATTACAAATCGGTAGCAATCGACATCACACGGGGGAATTTCTGA
- a CDS encoding FtsB family cell division protein, translated as MKRENIQENQGVTPLQNEYTRAAEIEDARKKRHKVGLYRRLAVFGLVVLLTSIWLGSTIYAQSQTIADKEQIQQEKLAELEEVQKQQDKLEEQIRLLNDDDYVSKLARKDYFLSDEGEIIFTLPSDAEKPQEDSEEKE; from the coding sequence ATGAAGAGGGAGAATATACAGGAAAACCAGGGAGTGACCCCGCTGCAAAATGAATACACGCGGGCTGCAGAAATCGAAGATGCGCGCAAAAAGCGGCACAAAGTGGGATTATACAGAAGGTTGGCAGTGTTCGGCTTGGTGGTGCTGTTGACGAGTATTTGGCTCGGCTCGACCATTTATGCACAATCCCAGACCATTGCCGATAAAGAGCAGATTCAACAGGAAAAACTGGCCGAGCTTGAAGAAGTGCAGAAGCAGCAGGACAAGCTTGAAGAACAGATCCGACTATTGAATGACGATGATTATGTATCGAAACTTGCACGCAAAGATTATTTCCTATCGGATGAAGGCGAGATCATTTTCACTTTGCCGAGTGATGCGGAGAAACCACAGGAAGATAGCGAAGAAAAAGAGTAG
- the tilS gene encoding tRNA lysidine(34) synthetase TilS, which yields MDHYEQMMLAYHKKHKLFEKGDRLVIGVSGGIDSMVLLYFLSKKRHQLDVHLTAVHIDHMLRGEQSAEDRRFVEQQCKRWQIPYESYSVPIPAILAEKGGNTQSVCREERYRIFGKVMGKTGSTVLITAHHADDQLETILMEGMRGSMRNGAFGMRIKRPFSGGLLVRPQLAVTKAEIARYAQLEKVPYREDPSNASDTYTRNRIRKTIVPAMAQENPRASLHFSELAEQINEDAVFLQQLAEQTLKELLSSDKELLISAESFRSHPSALQKRMVLLLLNYLYDDKRVLITSHLAEQVRELLQSSSGTVFLHLPQNYMMIRQYDQVFFEKHTEHLERRRADIGRFWSPPVCGSRYRVLQAGEEPEVENALFWYFHSEEVDFTLRGREPGDRIRLAGMDQAKKLARLMIDEKIPSQQRDGWPIIVAGENRVLLVPGLRTAACLSRTKRPADNRVLVEQCIDYAK from the coding sequence GTGGATCATTATGAGCAAATGATGCTTGCATATCATAAAAAGCACAAACTATTCGAAAAAGGCGACCGTCTTGTCATCGGTGTTTCGGGCGGCATCGATTCGATGGTTCTTTTATATTTTCTCTCAAAAAAACGTCATCAATTGGATGTCCATCTCACCGCCGTGCACATCGACCACATGCTGAGGGGTGAGCAATCTGCAGAAGACCGCCGATTCGTCGAACAGCAATGCAAACGGTGGCAAATCCCTTATGAAAGCTATTCGGTCCCGATCCCTGCGATTTTAGCTGAAAAAGGCGGGAACACACAAAGCGTCTGCCGGGAAGAACGTTACCGCATATTCGGGAAAGTAATGGGGAAAACCGGATCCACAGTCCTTATCACGGCCCACCACGCAGACGACCAGTTAGAGACCATCTTGATGGAAGGCATGCGCGGCAGCATGCGCAACGGGGCTTTCGGCATGCGTATCAAGCGCCCATTTAGCGGTGGATTGCTCGTCCGGCCGCAGCTTGCAGTCACCAAAGCGGAAATTGCCCGGTATGCACAACTGGAAAAAGTACCGTACCGCGAAGATCCGAGCAATGCCAGTGACACTTACACACGCAATCGCATCCGTAAGACCATCGTGCCTGCGATGGCGCAGGAAAACCCTCGCGCTTCGTTACACTTCTCCGAGCTCGCTGAACAGATCAACGAAGATGCAGTGTTCCTTCAGCAGCTCGCCGAACAAACGTTGAAAGAATTGCTGTCTTCAGACAAGGAATTGCTTATTTCTGCCGAAAGTTTCAGAAGCCATCCCTCCGCTTTACAAAAAAGGATGGTTCTACTACTATTAAACTATCTATATGATGACAAGCGAGTGTTAATAACGAGCCATTTGGCGGAACAAGTGCGCGAGCTGCTCCAAAGTTCCTCGGGCACTGTTTTTTTACATTTGCCGCAAAATTATATGATGATACGCCAATATGACCAGGTGTTTTTTGAAAAACACACCGAACACCTGGAACGCCGGCGAGCTGACATCGGCCGTTTTTGGTCGCCGCCTGTTTGCGGGTCACGTTACCGGGTCTTGCAAGCCGGTGAAGAGCCGGAAGTGGAGAACGCCCTTTTTTGGTATTTTCATTCCGAAGAGGTGGACTTCACACTCCGTGGAAGAGAGCCGGGCGACCGGATCCGGCTTGCAGGCATGGACCAGGCAAAAAAACTGGCACGGCTGATGATTGACGAGAAGATCCCCTCCCAACAACGGGACGGCTGGCCAATCATCGTGGCCGGAGAAAATCGAGTATTACTGGTGCCCGGTTTGCGCACCGCAGCTTGCCTGAGCCGGACCAAGCGTCCGGCAGACAACCGAGTATTAGTTGAACAATGCATAGACTATGCAAAATGA
- a CDS encoding peptidyl-prolyl cis-trans isomerase: protein MTLNRTNTTPPKQKRHLKTKPVLMVIGILLLANLLWFIAWLIPDGNSAASEEVAVVDGEEITRAEWMASMEEQHGRSALLELVNEKVMAAAAEDYGIEVSDKEIDLELAMMRTAQDGTEELLYANDAERQREKVKAQLILEKVLTKDVLIDDQAIKDFYEENRAIYDVKDSYRTSMIVLNSKAEAEEAVKELDSGSSFEALARERSIDNATGNLGGDIGFVSPGQASIDPQIAKTAESIEPGSWSAPLALEDGRTAIIMVKEKIEGRTFSYDEVKEHISRELALEQLPQSVSPEAFWQEFNAEWFYGEGE from the coding sequence ATGACCTTGAATCGAACTAACACGACCCCTCCGAAACAGAAACGCCATTTGAAAACGAAACCGGTGTTGATGGTCATCGGCATTTTATTGCTGGCCAACCTATTGTGGTTCATCGCCTGGCTCATCCCGGACGGCAACAGTGCCGCAAGCGAAGAAGTTGCGGTGGTCGATGGAGAAGAAATCACGCGTGCGGAATGGATGGCATCGATGGAAGAACAGCATGGCCGGAGTGCCCTTCTCGAGCTGGTCAATGAAAAAGTCATGGCTGCCGCCGCAGAGGATTACGGCATCGAAGTATCCGATAAGGAAATCGATCTGGAGCTGGCCATGATGCGGACTGCGCAGGACGGTACTGAAGAACTGCTGTATGCAAACGACGCCGAACGACAGCGCGAAAAAGTGAAAGCGCAATTGATCCTTGAAAAGGTCTTGACGAAAGATGTGCTCATCGATGACCAGGCGATCAAAGATTTTTATGAAGAGAACCGGGCTATCTATGACGTCAAAGATTCATACCGCACGAGCATGATCGTCTTGAATTCCAAGGCGGAAGCGGAAGAGGCGGTCAAAGAACTCGACAGCGGCTCGAGCTTCGAGGCACTGGCCCGTGAGCGCTCCATTGATAATGCAACAGGAAACTTGGGCGGCGACATCGGCTTCGTCTCTCCTGGCCAAGCATCGATCGATCCCCAGATCGCAAAAACGGCAGAAAGTATAGAACCCGGTTCCTGGTCAGCCCCACTGGCACTTGAAGACGGGCGCACCGCCATCATTATGGTGAAAGAAAAAATCGAAGGCCGCACGTTCAGCTACGACGAAGTGAAAGAACACATCAGCCGGGAGCTGGCACTCGAACAATTGCCTCAATCCGTCTCGCCCGAAGCCTTCTGGCAGGAATTCAATGCTGAATGGTTTTACGGTGAAGGGGAATAA
- the folK gene encoding 2-amino-4-hydroxy-6-hydroxymethyldihydropteridine diphosphokinase: protein MNRAYLSLGSNLGDRKAQLQEAVRLLQANSAISNMKMSSIYETAPVGYLEQGAFLNVVIQMETSLSPLELLDTCQEIEEILQRERLVRWGPRTVDLDILLYDQEQLTTERLTIPHPRMYERAFVLVPLQELIPSLTLPQSLRTQGVELWKTYIDIQAFLLDLN from the coding sequence ATGAACAGGGCCTATCTATCCTTAGGGTCGAATTTAGGGGACCGGAAAGCACAGCTTCAAGAAGCGGTTCGCTTGCTTCAAGCAAATTCCGCCATCTCTAATATGAAGATGTCTTCCATTTACGAAACGGCTCCAGTCGGCTATCTCGAGCAAGGTGCGTTTCTAAATGTAGTTATTCAAATGGAAACCAGCCTCTCTCCTTTGGAGTTGTTGGATACCTGCCAAGAAATTGAAGAAATTTTGCAAAGGGAGCGGCTGGTCCGCTGGGGGCCGCGCACAGTAGACCTTGATATATTGCTATACGATCAAGAGCAGCTGACAACGGAAAGGCTCACAATCCCTCACCCCCGTATGTACGAGCGGGCGTTTGTCCTCGTGCCCTTACAAGAACTGATCCCATCACTCACTCTTCCGCAATCCTTAAGAACGCAGGGGGTAGAATTATGGAAAACGTATATCGACATACAAGCGTTTTTACTTGATTTAAATTAA
- the cysK gene encoding cysteine synthase A, with the protein MARVGNSITELIGQTPIVKLNRLTGPEDAEVYVKLEYFNPGSSVKDRIALAMIEAAEKSGDLKEGDTLIEPTSGNTGIGLAMIAAAKGYRAILVMPETMSMERRNLLRAYGAELVLTPGPDGMNGPNGAIKTAEKLAAENDWFMPQQFNNEANPEVHRLTTGPEIVEAMDQLDGFISGIGTGGTITGAGQVLKEHFPNVHIVAVEPTDSPVLSGGKPGPHKIQGIGAGFVPAVLNTEIYDEIMQVSNEQSYEFARKTAREEGILGGVSSGAAIYAALELAKRLGKGKKVLAILPSNGERYLSTPLYQFDEN; encoded by the coding sequence ATGGCACGAGTAGGAAATTCAATTACCGAATTGATTGGGCAAACACCGATTGTTAAATTAAACCGGCTGACAGGACCTGAAGATGCGGAAGTTTACGTTAAATTGGAATACTTCAACCCAGGCTCGAGCGTAAAAGACCGGATCGCGCTCGCGATGATCGAAGCGGCAGAAAAATCCGGTGATTTAAAAGAAGGCGATACATTAATTGAACCGACAAGCGGCAATACCGGAATCGGCCTTGCCATGATCGCTGCAGCCAAAGGATACCGCGCAATTCTTGTCATGCCTGAAACGATGAGCATGGAACGCCGCAATCTTTTGCGTGCATACGGTGCAGAACTAGTGCTAACCCCAGGACCAGACGGCATGAATGGCCCGAACGGCGCTATCAAGACGGCCGAAAAACTGGCAGCCGAAAACGATTGGTTTATGCCCCAGCAATTCAATAACGAAGCAAACCCTGAAGTTCATCGCCTGACCACAGGGCCTGAAATCGTCGAAGCGATGGATCAACTAGATGGCTTCATTTCCGGCATCGGCACAGGGGGGACGATCACAGGTGCTGGACAAGTGCTGAAAGAGCATTTCCCGAATGTCCATATCGTTGCCGTCGAACCGACCGACTCACCTGTCTTGTCCGGTGGGAAACCAGGACCCCACAAAATCCAAGGCATTGGCGCTGGCTTTGTTCCAGCCGTACTGAACACAGAAATCTATGACGAAATCATGCAAGTCAGCAACGAGCAATCGTATGAATTCGCCCGCAAAACTGCCCGCGAAGAAGGTATTCTTGGTGGTGTCTCATCAGGGGCAGCAATCTATGCAGCGCTCGAACTTGCGAAAAGGCTTGGCAAAGGCAAGAAAGTATTAGCGATTTTGCCATCGAACGGCGAACGCTATTTGAGCACTCCGCTTTATCAATTCGACGAAAATTAA
- the hpt gene encoding hypoxanthine phosphoribosyltransferase, protein MLQKDIKEVLISEEQLQEKARELGEVLTRDYEGKYPLAIGVLKGAMPFMGDLMKRFDGYVEMDFMDVSSYGNATVSSGEVKIVKDLNASVEGRDLLIIEDIIDSGLTLSYLVDLFKYRKANSIKIVTLLDKPTGRKVDLKADYIGFEVPDAFVVGYGLDYAEKYRNLPYIGILKPSVYSGEEE, encoded by the coding sequence ATGTTACAAAAGGACATTAAAGAAGTATTGATCAGCGAAGAACAGCTCCAAGAAAAAGCGCGTGAACTCGGGGAAGTATTGACGCGTGATTATGAAGGGAAATACCCGCTCGCCATCGGTGTATTAAAAGGCGCCATGCCATTCATGGGCGATCTCATGAAACGTTTTGACGGTTATGTGGAAATGGATTTCATGGATGTTTCAAGCTATGGAAACGCCACGGTTTCTTCAGGTGAAGTCAAAATCGTCAAGGATTTGAACGCAAGCGTCGAAGGCCGTGACTTGCTGATCATCGAAGACATCATCGACAGCGGACTGACATTGAGCTATTTGGTGGACTTGTTCAAATACCGCAAAGCGAACTCCATTAAAATCGTCACGCTTCTTGATAAACCAACCGGGCGTAAAGTGGACTTGAAAGCGGATTATATCGGCTTTGAAGTACCGGACGCGTTCGTTGTCGGCTACGGTTTGGACTACGCAGAGAAATACCGCAACCTTCCATATATTGGAATACTGAAACCGTCCGTATATAGCGGGGAAGAGGAATAG
- the hslO gene encoding Hsp33 family molecular chaperone HslO, which translates to MPDYLVRGLGFNGNVRAFAVNTTETVGEAQRRHQTWPAATAALGRLMTGGVMFGAMLKGEDRVTLKIEAGGPVGHLLVDSDAKGNVRGYVANPQTHVDSKSGKLNVKGVVGTEGMLSVVKDLGMRDYFTGQTPIVSGEIAEDLTYYFVVSEQVPSSVGLGVLVDTDNSVLAAGGFIIQLMPDIDDETITLIEQRLANIEPVSSMIKRGLTPEGILEEVLGKGNVQILGKTAVQFNCTCSKEKFAEGIMGLGAAEIRQMIETDGQAEAECHFCHEKYHYNKEELEALINDLESN; encoded by the coding sequence ATGCCAGATTATTTAGTACGCGGCCTCGGCTTTAACGGCAATGTGCGTGCATTTGCAGTCAATACAACAGAAACAGTAGGTGAAGCACAGCGCCGCCACCAGACATGGCCCGCGGCAACAGCGGCACTTGGGCGGTTGATGACAGGCGGCGTCATGTTCGGCGCGATGCTTAAAGGAGAAGACCGCGTTACCTTGAAAATCGAAGCAGGCGGGCCAGTCGGTCATTTATTGGTCGACAGCGACGCCAAAGGCAATGTGCGCGGCTATGTCGCCAATCCACAAACCCATGTTGACAGCAAGAGCGGCAAGCTCAATGTCAAAGGCGTCGTCGGCACGGAAGGCATGTTGTCCGTCGTCAAGGACCTTGGCATGCGCGATTATTTCACGGGCCAGACACCGATCGTCTCTGGGGAAATCGCGGAGGATTTGACTTATTACTTCGTCGTCTCCGAACAAGTGCCATCGTCTGTCGGGCTCGGCGTACTGGTCGACACCGATAACTCCGTGCTCGCAGCAGGCGGCTTCATCATTCAATTGATGCCGGATATCGATGACGAGACCATCACATTGATCGAACAACGCTTGGCCAACATCGAGCCCGTCTCATCCATGATCAAGCGCGGGCTCACCCCTGAAGGGATCCTCGAAGAAGTGCTGGGGAAAGGCAATGTCCAGATTCTCGGGAAAACGGCTGTCCAGTTCAATTGCACCTGTTCAAAAGAAAAATTTGCAGAAGGCATCATGGGGCTCGGTGCAGCGGAAATCCGCCAAATGATCGAAACGGACGGCCAAGCGGAAGCGGAATGTCATTTCTGTCACGAAAAGTATCATTATAACAAAGAAGAATTGGAAGCGTTGATCAATGACCTTGAATCGAACTAA
- a CDS encoding S1 domain-containing RNA-binding protein — MSIEVGSKLEGKVTGITNFGAFVQLPTGATGLVHISEVADNYVKDINDHLKVGEMVEVKVMNVEADGKIGLSIRKAKPQPEGGSSRPSRPRPNNRSFDRAPKETFETKMAKFLKDSEDNLSTLKRATESKRGGRGAKRG; from the coding sequence ATGTCGATTGAAGTAGGCAGCAAGTTAGAAGGAAAAGTCACAGGTATTACAAACTTTGGAGCGTTCGTACAGCTTCCAACCGGTGCAACAGGCCTCGTGCATATTAGTGAAGTCGCTGACAACTATGTGAAAGATATTAACGATCACTTGAAGGTTGGCGAAATGGTAGAAGTGAAAGTGATGAATGTAGAAGCAGACGGAAAAATCGGTTTGTCGATCCGCAAAGCGAAGCCTCAGCCTGAAGGCGGTTCAAGCCGTCCAAGCCGTCCGCGTCCGAACAATCGTTCTTTTGACCGCGCCCCTAAGGAAACCTTCGAAACGAAGATGGCAAAATTCCTGAAAGACAGTGAAGACAATCTGTCGACGCTAAAGCGTGCCACAGAATCCAAGCGTGGCGGTCGCGGCGCGAAAAGAGGCTAA
- a CDS encoding carbamoyl phosphate synthase small subunit: MTGKLILANGTSFGGTWHGMQKPVQGEVVFFTGMTGYEEVITDPSYKGQVIVFSYPLIGQYGIESLYAQSEKIQASAIIVAELYTGPLPKQAISLAQFAEQQGVPLLSGVDTRSVIQQVRETGTMPAQLLHEYADEQPWQTLKTDFFQSVETAATKQLGDGPLHIGLVDFHYKASILKELLALGCTVSIIPYNGAADLPETLGIDGLLFSNGPGDPQALNSRLPVYRGWAERYPSFGICLGHQVLAAAFGAKTAKLAYGHRGANHPVKNTKTGRVSMSSQNHSYVVEAESLSDTPFEVLYENVNDGSIEGLIHPHLPITTVQFHPEAAPGPADHLELFHQFLETANEMKKVKMHA, encoded by the coding sequence ATGACAGGGAAATTGATTTTGGCAAACGGGACATCGTTCGGCGGAACATGGCATGGCATGCAAAAGCCAGTACAAGGAGAAGTCGTCTTTTTCACCGGGATGACTGGCTACGAGGAAGTCATTACCGACCCTTCCTATAAAGGGCAGGTTATCGTATTTTCTTATCCGTTGATCGGCCAATACGGTATCGAATCGCTTTATGCACAATCCGAAAAAATCCAAGCCTCTGCCATCATCGTTGCAGAGCTATATACGGGGCCATTGCCGAAACAGGCAATCTCATTGGCGCAATTTGCCGAACAACAAGGCGTCCCGCTCCTCAGCGGTGTCGACACACGATCAGTCATCCAACAAGTTCGTGAAACGGGCACTATGCCCGCCCAGCTGCTTCATGAGTACGCAGATGAGCAGCCTTGGCAGACGCTCAAGACCGATTTTTTCCAGTCCGTTGAAACAGCAGCAACGAAGCAGCTCGGCGACGGCCCTTTACATATCGGCCTGGTCGATTTCCACTATAAAGCATCCATTTTAAAAGAATTGCTCGCTCTCGGCTGCACGGTCAGCATCATCCCCTATAACGGGGCAGCCGACCTCCCTGAAACGCTCGGCATAGACGGCCTATTGTTCTCGAACGGCCCAGGGGACCCGCAAGCCTTGAATAGCCGCTTGCCGGTCTACCGCGGATGGGCAGAACGCTATCCGTCATTCGGCATTTGCCTCGGCCACCAGGTGCTGGCTGCCGCGTTCGGCGCAAAAACGGCGAAGCTTGCTTACGGGCACCGGGGCGCCAACCACCCCGTCAAAAATACCAAGACCGGGCGCGTTAGCATGAGTTCCCAGAACCACAGCTATGTTGTCGAAGCGGAGAGCTTGTCAGACACGCCCTTTGAAGTGCTCTATGAAAACGTCAACGATGGCAGCATTGAAGGCTTGATCCATCCACACTTGCCGATCACAACCGTTCAATTCCACCCGGAAGCAGCTCCCGGACCTGCGGATCATCTCGAATTGTTCCACCAGTTCCTAGAGACCGCAAATGAAATGAAGAAGGTGAAAATGCATGCCTAA
- the folP gene encoding dihydropteroate synthase, with the protein MNLDVSAKTQIMGILNVTPDSFSDGGQFNNVEKAVARAKQMLQDGAAIIDVGGESTRPGHTQISDEEEIARVVPVIKALREQTEAIISIDTYKSAVARAAIEAGAHIINDIWGAKYDSQIAQVAADKQVPIILMHNRAEAVYDNFWQDAKKDLEESIRIARNAGVPDNHIWLDPGIGFAKTLAQNVEMMQRLDQLVAMGYPVLLGTSRKSFIGKLLDAQIGERLEGSLATAAFGVMKGCQIVRVHDVKETVQTAKMMDFLTGKIKVGG; encoded by the coding sequence ATGAACTTAGACGTAAGCGCAAAAACACAAATAATGGGCATATTGAACGTGACACCAGATTCGTTTTCAGACGGCGGACAATTCAACAATGTTGAGAAAGCGGTGGCCCGCGCCAAGCAAATGCTGCAAGACGGTGCTGCAATCATCGACGTAGGCGGTGAATCAACACGCCCTGGCCACACGCAGATTTCCGACGAAGAAGAAATCGCTCGCGTTGTGCCGGTTATTAAGGCGCTGAGAGAACAAACCGAGGCGATTATCTCCATTGATACATACAAATCCGCTGTCGCCCGTGCAGCCATCGAGGCCGGAGCGCATATCATCAATGATATTTGGGGCGCGAAATACGATTCCCAAATCGCACAAGTCGCTGCAGATAAACAAGTGCCGATCATTCTGATGCACAACCGTGCCGAAGCAGTTTACGATAATTTTTGGCAAGATGCCAAAAAAGATCTTGAAGAAAGCATACGTATCGCCCGAAATGCAGGCGTTCCGGACAATCACATCTGGCTCGATCCTGGCATCGGGTTCGCCAAGACGCTGGCCCAAAATGTCGAAATGATGCAGCGGCTCGATCAGCTCGTAGCGATGGGCTACCCTGTGCTCCTCGGCACTTCCCGCAAATCATTCATCGGCAAATTACTCGATGCACAAATCGGTGAGCGTTTGGAAGGCTCCCTCGCAACGGCAGCTTTCGGTGTCATGAAAGGCTGTCAAATCGTGCGTGTCCACGATGTGAAAGAAACGGTGCAAACAGCCAAGATGATGGATTTCTTAACAGGCAAGATAAAGGTAGGGGGATAG